The following are encoded together in the Deltaproteobacteria bacterium genome:
- the ccrA gene encoding crotonyl-CoA carboxylase/reductase, with protein MRDLHPLGQMPPLGEVPARMLAQLIRPERFGEPTKAFQVEEVEVPADLRPDEVLVWVMAAGVNYNNVWAALGVPVDVIKGRQKDPDYRPFHIGGSDASGIVWKVGGAVRNVAVGDHVVIHCGTWDPDDAVVRAGGDPMFGASFRIWGYETNWGSFAQFTRVQAHQCLPKPKHLTWEAAAAYMLVGATAYRMLMAWPPHTVRPGDAVLVWGGAGGLGSQAIQIVRVMGGTPVAVVSSEDKFEFCRRLGAKGCINRKKFSHWGMLPHWKDTAKYAEWLKGARAFGGAVWEVLGERKNPRLVFEHPGEDTVPTSIFVCDTGGMVVICAGTTGYNAVVDLRYLWMRQKRFQGSHFANDDQARALNDLVAAGKVDPCLSETFTFDQIPHVHQLMHENRHPHGNMACLVNAPRPSLRDVPQ; from the coding sequence CCTCCATCCGCTCGGCCAGATGCCGCCGCTCGGCGAGGTGCCGGCCCGCATGCTGGCGCAGCTGATCCGCCCCGAGCGGTTCGGCGAGCCCACGAAGGCGTTCCAGGTCGAGGAGGTGGAGGTCCCGGCCGACCTCCGGCCCGACGAGGTGCTGGTCTGGGTGATGGCCGCGGGCGTCAACTACAACAACGTCTGGGCCGCGCTCGGCGTCCCGGTCGACGTCATCAAGGGCCGCCAGAAGGACCCCGACTACCGCCCGTTCCACATCGGCGGCAGCGACGCCTCGGGCATCGTGTGGAAGGTCGGCGGCGCCGTGCGGAACGTCGCGGTCGGCGACCACGTCGTCATCCACTGCGGCACGTGGGACCCGGACGATGCAGTCGTGCGGGCGGGCGGGGATCCGATGTTCGGCGCGAGCTTTCGCATCTGGGGCTACGAGACCAACTGGGGGAGCTTCGCCCAGTTCACCCGCGTGCAGGCGCACCAGTGCCTGCCGAAGCCGAAGCACCTCACCTGGGAGGCCGCGGCCGCCTACATGCTGGTCGGCGCGACGGCCTATCGCATGCTCATGGCCTGGCCGCCGCACACCGTTCGCCCTGGCGACGCCGTGCTCGTGTGGGGCGGCGCCGGCGGCCTCGGCTCCCAGGCGATCCAGATCGTGCGCGTGATGGGCGGCACGCCGGTGGCCGTCGTGTCGAGCGAGGACAAGTTCGAGTTCTGCCGGCGGCTCGGCGCCAAGGGCTGCATCAACCGCAAGAAGTTCTCGCATTGGGGGATGCTGCCGCACTGGAAGGACACGGCCAAGTACGCCGAATGGCTGAAGGGCGCGCGAGCGTTCGGCGGCGCGGTCTGGGAGGTCCTCGGCGAGCGCAAGAACCCGCGCCTCGTCTTCGAGCACCCGGGCGAGGACACCGTGCCGACGTCGATCTTCGTGTGCGACACGGGCGGCATGGTCGTCATCTGCGCGGGGACGACGGGCTACAACGCGGTCGTCGACCTCCGCTACCTCTGGATGCGCCAGAAGCGCTTCCAGGGCTCGCACTTCGCCAACGACGACCAGGCGCGGGCGCTGAACGACCTCGTCGCCGCGGGGAAGGTCGATCCGTGCCTGTCCGAGACGTTCACCTTCGACCAGATCCCTCACGTCCACCAGCTGATGCACGAGAACCGCCACCCCCACGGCAACATGGCGTGCCTGGTGAACGCGCCACGCCCCAGCCTGCGCGACGTCCCGCAGTAG